The DNA region GGGCGGCGCGCTCAAGCCCTATGCAACACGGGCCGAGATCGAGGCAGGAGCCATCGCTGGCAAGGCAAGGGAACTTTTCTGGGTCGACGATCCCGTCGAGCTGTTTTTTCTGCAAATCCAGGGTTCGGGGCGGGTCATTCTCGAAGATGGCACGGTGGTGCGCGTGGGCTATGTCGCACAAAACGGCCGAAGCTACCGCTCGATCGGCAAAATCCTGGTCGATCGCGGCGACATGCCGCTTGAAGCGGTCAATCTCCAATCGCTCAAGGAATGGCTCCGCGCGCATCCGTCGGAAGCAAAATCCCTGATGGACCAGAATGCCTCTTACGTGTTCTTCCGCGAAATGTCGGGCGACGGCCCCAAGGGAGCCGAAGGTGTAGCACTCACCCCCGGGCGGAGCCTCGCCGTCGATCCCAAGTTCGTATCCTACGGTGTGCCGATCTGGCTCGATATCGAAAGCCCCAAAAAGGGCGAACGAATCCAAAGGCTCGTGGTCGCCCAGGATACAGGCGGGGCGATCAAGGGGCCGGTTCGGGGCGACCTCTTCTGGGGCTTCGGTTCCGAGGCCGAAGCAATGGCCGGCGTGATGCGCTCGCAAGGCAGCTATTATCTGTTCCTACCGCGCTAAGGGGCGGAACTCGCGGCGAGCATCGAGGCTTGCCAACCGCCTGGGGACATTTCATTCTAGCCGTGAAAACGACAGCGCCGGCCCACAATCGGCAATAGAAAATAGGGCCTTGGGGTATCAATGAGAGTTGGGTTGTTCGTCACGTGCCTGGTCGATCTCTTTCGGCCAACCATCGGCTTTGCGGCGGTGAAACTCCTCGAGGAGGCCGGATGCGAGGTCGAGGTGCCAAGCGCCCAAACCTGTTGCGGCCAGCCCGCCTACAATTCCGGGGACAAGGGGGACGCGAAGGACATCGCCCGCTCGGTGATCGAGACTTTCGAGCCCTTCGATTTCGTGGTCGCACCCTCCGGGTCGTGCGCCGGCATGATCAAAACCCATTATATCGAGTTGTTCGCCGACGAGCCCCGCTGGGCGCAGCGCTCGCACGATCTGGCGCGGCGCACCTATGAACTCGTTTCCTTTCTCGTCGACGTGTGCGGCCTCGATGCAGTCGATGCACGCTATCCCGGCAGCGTGACCTATCACGACTCCTGTTCGGGCCTCAGGGAGCTGCACGTCAAGTCGCAGCCGCGCAGGTTGCTCGCGTCCGTGCGCGACCTCACCCTGACCGAATTGCCGGGTGCGGAAATCTGTTGCGGCTTTGGCGGAACGTTCTGCATCAAATATCCCGAGATTTCGACGCGCATGGTCGCGGACAAAGTAAAGGACATCCAGGCGACCGGTGCCGGCACGCTGCTTGCGGGCGATCTCGGTTGCCTTCTCAACATGGCGGGCCGGCTGCGGCGAGAGGGTTGTGACGTCAAAGCGCGCCATGTCGCGGAAGTGCTCGCCGGCATGAGCGATGCGCCCGCAATCGGCGATCCCACGGTCTCAAAGCTCACAAGCTGAACCGGTCTGGCACCCCATGCAAGCGACGAGCCGCAATTTCAAGAAGAACGTCCACGCGGCGATCAACGACGCAACGCTTCAGCGCGCCATGACCAAACTCGGCTTTCAAGCGGCCCGTGCGGCCGCCGTGTCGCGATTGCCCGAGTTCGACAAGCTGCGCGATCAGGCGCGCGACATCAAGAACCATGTGCTCGAAAACCTCGATCTCTATCTCGAGCGATACGAGGCGGAAATGACCCGGCGCGGCGGCCAGCTTCACTGGTGCCGCACAGCCGATGAAGCGCGCGCGGCGGTCCTCGAAATTTGCCGACGCCTCGACGCCAAAATCGTCACCAAGGGCAAGTCCATGGTCGGCGAGGAGATCGGGATCAACGAGTTCCTCGAGGCGAACGGCATCGCACCCGTCGAAACCGATCTTGGCGAGTACATCATTCAACTCCGTCACGAACCGCCGAGCCACATCATCGCGCCCGCTGTCCATCTGACGAAGGACCAGGTCGCCGACGCCTTCCTTGAAAATCA from Alphaproteobacteria bacterium includes:
- a CDS encoding MltA domain-containing protein produces the protein IEKWLKPFRAGNNGSADGLFTGYYEPELQGSRQAGGRFTVPLYGRPDDLVTVDLGEFDDSLKGKHVAGHVSGGALKPYATRAEIEAGAIAGKARELFWVDDPVELFFLQIQGSGRVILEDGTVVRVGYVAQNGRSYRSIGKILVDRGDMPLEAVNLQSLKEWLRAHPSEAKSLMDQNASYVFFREMSGDGPKGAEGVALTPGRSLAVDPKFVSYGVPIWLDIESPKKGERIQRLVVAQDTGGAIKGPVRGDLFWGFGSEAEAMAGVMRSQGSYYLFLPR
- a CDS encoding (Fe-S)-binding protein; the protein is MRVGLFVTCLVDLFRPTIGFAAVKLLEEAGCEVEVPSAQTCCGQPAYNSGDKGDAKDIARSVIETFEPFDFVVAPSGSCAGMIKTHYIELFADEPRWAQRSHDLARRTYELVSFLVDVCGLDAVDARYPGSVTYHDSCSGLRELHVKSQPRRLLASVRDLTLTELPGAEICCGFGGTFCIKYPEISTRMVADKVKDIQATGAGTLLAGDLGCLLNMAGRLRREGCDVKARHVAEVLAGMSDAPAIGDPTVSKLTS